CGCGGGCCCGGAAGACGGCACCGCGGGCCGCGTGGTCTTCCGGCCTGGCGGCTTTTCCGAGCTGCCGTCCGATGCGCGCATCGCGGCCAGCGTCGACTTCGACAATGACGCCAATCCGTTGATGAGTGCGATGCCCGAGGAGGTCTCCGTGCCCCTGGACGGCTCGCCGTCGCTGCAGGCCACCGCTGCGGCCTTCATGGCGGAAGCGGCCGGGAGCCGCTGCGGCCGCAGCGCGGCGCTGAACCGGCTCGCCGAAGTGCTGGTGCTGATGGCGCTCAGGAGCGCGATCGATGCGGGCACGCAGAAGCCGGGCCTGTTCGCCGCGCTCGCGCATCCTTCGCTGCACCGGGCGGTGGTGTCGATCCACGACATGCCGTCGCGGCCATGGACCGTCGACGACCTGGCGAGCCGGTCGGCCATGTCCAGGAGCACCTTCATGTCGACCTTCCGCACGATCGTCGGCACCACCCCCATGGCGTACCTCGGCGCGTGGCGCCTGACGCTGGCGCGCCGCCACCTGATGGCCGGCGATCCGGTCAAGCTCGCGGCCCGCCGCACCGGATTCAGCAGCGCCGAGGCATTCTCCAGAGCCTTTTCAAGAGCTTACGGCCACGCACCCGCGGCCCTGAAACCGGCGCGGGCCGGCCAGCCGAAGCTGTGAGGCAAACGCAC
This genomic window from Variovorax sp. V93 contains:
- a CDS encoding helix-turn-helix domain-containing protein, with the protein product MKRPTFMIQSPNPPKMDRLAAFVEVFKLRVAVLAPGEPGVPALLLAGPEDGTAGRVVFRPGGFSELPSDARIAASVDFDNDANPLMSAMPEEVSVPLDGSPSLQATAAAFMAEAAGSRCGRSAALNRLAEVLVLMALRSAIDAGTQKPGLFAALAHPSLHRAVVSIHDMPSRPWTVDDLASRSAMSRSTFMSTFRTIVGTTPMAYLGAWRLTLARRHLMAGDPVKLAARRTGFSSAEAFSRAFSRAYGHAPAALKPARAGQPKL